The genomic segment TAACAGTTGAGAGATAAATGGAGAATGATTTGAATTACATTCTCAATTTGAATTAATATTACGTATCTATATTAGTTAATTCGTTATTATCTTAGCCGGAGACCtgtttaaataatgttattatgtttttaagtaagtagttatacTACTAATGTTAATTAGTATGTTGTACCGATGAATGTCTTCGTTTGAATACAACTTGGCTACAAGAAAAAAGTTCACACAACACATTCAAGGGCATTCACTCTTGATCCTTTATTTACTACTTTGTTTTCCCGGGCATACTGTAAAAAACCTTCAGAGGGATTGTGACCACTATATAATCGTGATGGGCCATTCAACTGCCACCGTATGGCGCATCATATCTATTGCCGGTTCAAATAGTCACCCTGACACCAAAGGTCAATGACCAATCACAACCCAcagaaaaaagaagtaaaatgaTATTAAATTTCGTAAAAGCCTTCTAAAAGCGATTTCATCTAGCCACCTTTATGAAACGGCTGTAAATTTTATTGagttttaataatttgtgaTCATATCATTAGAAATGAAAGTCGtgagtttattaattattaacgaAGCCTTTTCTCCTTTGTTAACAGAGTTCATCACTAACAGACCTGATATCTGCGTTTGACAATAAAGCGCAAGCGCACACAGATCTACAGAAAGTGACAGCGTTCAGCGGCCAGTTCGATAAGAACTTCAAACCCACATTCTCCAAAGATGAATACGGAAAGTAAgtacaatagttttttttttctttgacgcaacttattgtagatttgccgtaaatggcattaactacttggatggacaaatgggaagcgctgagggtctcacccggtacaaaatttaagacaacaggcctgtgggtgCCCAGTTCAGTGCGAATCTCAGCTTAGGGCGaatagttttttacagaaggcaTCTTCCTTTTAcgaaaaatattgaattttcgTTTATTGGGTTCGAGGTTTTTTTTCCCAGCCCTCGAGGCACGACAAGCTAATTCTATCGCGCGAATTGTAGCGACGGCTTTGACCAATCGCCGTACGatgtctatccacgtagatagcatactATTGGTCGATACCCTTGATATAATTccgttgccgtgcagagcctactgattTCGTCATTGTCATTAAATTGTCAATCGTATTATCTCTGCGCTTTCTCTTGAGCGGTAACGGAGCGGACGCAACATCAGCATTTCTTGCTTTGTATAGATTTCTATAGTTTACTCTAGACTACGTACTCAACTTTTTTATGTTTGGGCGCAATTAACTTTGTATATTACTCCCatttttttggatgttttttAAAGCTTATTAAATGGCGCAGTatttaaaaatacctccaccggCATAAAGTTGCTCAGTTTGTTTAAAATTCTTTGTAAAAGTCTTAACAAGAATGTTTACACATTTAGAACAAATTCACAAAAGGACTTCCCGTAACGGCTTTTTTATCTTTAAGTGTCTGTTTAGTTGTCtgtgttgtttattttttatatcgttTGAAATTCCAAAGAAAATGGCTCATTATAGTTCTAaagttaaataaagaataatacttaaagaaaattattgtggcaaaataattatttctgaagaaatgtataaaatcttgtaaaaggtaaaaaaatagggTCATGTttcataattaggtacttatatcacGTCGTATGAGTGCTTGTAAACTATAGTGTTTTTATGCTACCAACAACTAATGCAATGTCATTACGAAAACTCAACAacaactttgttttattaatttgccTTCAAACAGAGTTtataaagcaatatttcaaaaatatattctgGCCACAACACTCGTAAACTAGAGACCAACTCCAATATAATaccaaatataaatttattggtCGTAAAACTTCACCAATactatacatttttaaattttatatttcgaATACTGCATACTGAGTCCGTTGATAGGCGCTTGCGAAAAATGTTGTGTGTCATGCGCACACTTTCAtcaactacttgaccggacaaatggggagcgctgagggctctcattcgatataaaatttaagacaacatgcctgagggtacCCTGTTGCGTGAGAACCTCGGCTCgtctgaaagaattaatcgaccctagtggatcgatagcgataagcgctgaatgagggaaatcgtcgaccacgccggcgggtgcGGTATCGGAGTTTGTGGTCAACACTCACTCAGTCCGTCCGATATGTTAAGTAATTGAAGCTCACATAAGGAACTCCAaagaaatatttctttttatttgaagaGAATCGAACATAGTCTCTGGTTTGACGACTATGAATAAGATAGTGAGTCGACTATTATGATATGGCCGGTATTATAAACAACGAccttcgtagtccagtggttgagcattgggctcatgatctCCAGGTACCatgttcgaatccctgtggagacatatcacaaaaaattgcGATGATCCGTGATTTACGTTACGGCGTTAGTCCCGGTtaaaacttactgatgtaagtacgtagtcgttacatgacccatgtcagggcactagggttgctgaggttggtcatccccctcacaacccacacgagagaagaagaattgaGAAGAAGTAAGGGACCAAAAAAAAGAATGTGAGTGTGTGTGGGAAGTGAGGGACCTGTCATCTTTCAGTGAGTTTGATATGAAGAATTACGCTTATGGAAACCTAGTCCTTCGAtctactccaacacgctgcttaATTACAGGTTGATGAACAAAAGATGTAtgtgcatttattttatttgactgacacctgtgttttattcctaactctatggacacagaaccgtctaactctatggacacaggccgaccaatcagggacaggcgtcggacagttgacaatttgacaattgtaagattgtgatttaacagtttcacttcgatagattataatctgacgaataataatacgttaaattgtaagcagtatgatacggttcacaatttttcgacagtccacaatctcgcgagatagattataatataacgttatttacaattttacggtgacatatataagaTGTATATTCAAAGTTAATGTTGTTTTTGTGGGAGACACgatagggttgctgaggttagtcatccacctcacaacccataccatagaataagaaggTATGATAAGCACTCGTACGCATTATATGACTTTTTTTCTCTTCAAAGAACCTGTAACCTATACTGAATCTATTATGGGGAAAACCTTTTAGATAGCGTTAGGTAATATCTAATTATATCCTACTTCAGAGCCTTAGTGATCTGAAAAAGCTAATGATAATACAGGATATTTCATTTCCCATTGCACCTACCACTTCAGGATGTTTATCCTCCCATGACCTTTCAAAAGTCACTACTGAGTTGTAGTCCGACTGCTAGAAGATAGCGTAGAGATAGtcgagaaatataaaaaaaatattaagtacttgtaaaattgttttaagtttacgcggttattatcataattaaaacacataacgggttcttaccgcgattaaagggagtctcatatctctgctttaagtaaaaagtaagttcccgttattatgtgtcttAATTACTTGTAAAATGTTCGTAAACATTTGGCGATAAGTATCTGGAATTTTCAGTACAACAATGCCCAATCCCATTCAGTAAACTATACCATCTAGGACCTTATGACATAAAATTGAGTTCCCTATCTCACGGTGAATACCACTGCAACCACACCTGTATTTATAAACACTACCCCACCTGGGTCtttagctaagttgcaaacgttgatgacaatcgacagtgttATGTcaatttcttatatttttatctctTTCACTGTCGCTTTTAATTTTTAGCAAATTTGttgcaaccaacaagacaccgTGTGGTTAAAAAGTCAAATAGTAAAATtgcaaataatatatgtataaaaattgCAAATTGCCAAGgccaaatagtaatattgcttttttagatgaattgctttgatgtgtccTCTTTAACTCCTTAGCTGTAATCTGCATACCTTTGTTAATCGTGGGACTGTTGTGACGCCATTTACTATCTTAGTTATGAGATATGATCATGCAATGAGGTGTTACGATAGTAACAATACATCATTATCTACCTTAGAGGGGCTGATTTCCTTTCGACATGAACACAAAACAACCTACCTAGGCGTAGCtatctttctttattattttttttgctggTCTTTTTTTACTCACCTAGGGTGGATAGCTCTATTTAGATTCAAAATATTGCTTTACATAAAAGGTTTTATATCCATAAAAGATTTTGGGCCTTCTCAAATATTTGACGTtcagatttaatttaaattgttttcatttTTGCAGACCTGTTCCTGGGTCGATGACCGAATATCGAGGGGCAGAAGCTCAGGCCAGAGTGTGTTCAGAAATGAAAGAGCTTTGTGAGATCATCAATGAATATGGAAAGGCTCCGTGCAAGGGTCTTTTGCCCCCAGAACTGGCGGACGCGACCAGAGTGAT from the Pectinophora gossypiella chromosome 11, ilPecGoss1.1, whole genome shotgun sequence genome contains:
- the LOC126370620 gene encoding actin-binding Rho-activating protein-like: MSGNFLTIPGDDPIQKRSRSSSLTDLISAFDNKAQAHTDLQKVTAFSGQFDKNFKPTFSKDEYGKPVPGSMTEYRGAEAQARVCSEMKELCEIINEYGKAPCKGLLPPELADATRVISFGELFTIYTVINDKLVGLLLRTRKHHLTYFEGEVLFQKRDDDVPIFLMKPIQEVRSYCDDKAMQARRSVSPMPNY